A single genomic interval of Osmia lignaria lignaria isolate PbOS001 chromosome 9, iyOsmLign1, whole genome shotgun sequence harbors:
- the LanA gene encoding laminin subunit alpha: MFLKNWNISPGGCGKETLNHRWSRWTRSRIRLATPTAPLPQSLPVLGDLRPVSLHREAVQAPSQHLRVSLLPHSPAERKTAREGQKKGISQPRVLYFVRTRCHKGKQEEEQGGADSGRQDLSTVRMARWLLIVSLASVLVHQTRNEILTPPYFNLAEGKEIIASATCGVDTPGPELYCKLVGASADQHEDINLIQGQVCDYCDSDNPEKRHPPEYAVDGMETWWQSPPLSRGMKYNEVNLTINLGQEFHVAYVYVKMANSPRPGLWVLEKSKDYGKTWSPWQYFSDTANDCLTYFGVDSYKPITRDDSVICTTEYSQIVPLEGGEIPISILNNRPSAKHYFNSTLLQEWTRATNVRFRFLRTKNLLGHLMSLVREDPTVTRRYFYSIKDISIGGRCMCNGHADTCDILDPKMPKKLVCRCQHNTCGPQCATCCKGFEQKKWRQSTAFKKFTCEPCNCFGHSDECEYDTEVDEKHLSLDIHGNYEGGGVCQNCRDNTEGINCNRCKPKFYRPQDKSLNATDVCQPCQCDVFYSTGNCADATGKCECRKEYTAPDCDSCSFGYYGYPNCVPCQCHLNGTDGNYCEAIDGSCPCKPNYAGHYCNLCAEGYYNFPECLPCECNLPSSLDEVCDVVSGNCTCKNNFGGRTCDICEHGYYNYPFCTYCNCDTRGTVPGICNKSNGACLCKEGYGGARCDQCISGYYGYPNCRPCNCSTIGSSSISCDATGKCTCLTNFAGRTCNQCSPGYYMYPECIACNCDSHGSIGASCDAEGKCQCRENFDGARCNQCKEGFYNFPTCEGCNCDPAGVLETFQGCGSLPAGELCQCKDRVEGRICNQCKPLFWNLQPYNPQGCEDCQCNIPGVIGNIGECDTKNGQCICKPGVMGRSCDQCIDGTYNLEERNFFGCTDCACDIGGAVNSVCDKQTGQCQCQPRVTGLTCKEPLKAHYFPTLHQFQYEAEDGRTPSNSPVRYGFTEEHFPGYSWKGYAVFSALQDEIILDVYIQKSSLYRMVLKYVNPNNEPILGTITITPENPSEVEQQFKVNFKPTVKPSFVTVAGPQGNLPSPMVMNPGHWSISIATKKSLFLDYFVLLPSEYYEATILTQDVNIPCEVGSKGLCRHYGYPNLTMFDSVHGAGGFLNENNVRIPLTEYFTERDILREVNRDELPLINDRQEEIHFDLRISKPVPHVLLVLYVTPKDENSTSTLLIEANTVGKGKATLYPCKYTSICRQVVTDNYGRVAAMNFPSNYISLILTGEPSSNVAIDSVVAIPYNEWSLDYVKPKSICVRKDGKCVKGQFPGAAEAKKIEFESSSTIPESENRPYGIYDNASKLIYLDDKNTTVDIHAKVVQPGDYTFIVQYYQPDYPEYELDVLLQNGKFYEAKMSVPHCPSNSGCRSVVKQVDGNIRFQLIENFMITFKESTGKGIWLDYILVVPTEQYNEKILKKIQFDQTKEFIKKCGYNHFHINITEEGFCRDSIFSITASYNNRALPCNCDIDGTISFECEKFGGQCPCKPNIIGRRCGICKTGFYGFPNCKPCNCPSIALCEPETGACICPSRVTGERCNQCEAGTYGFHPIIGCEECNCSPLGVIGGDLQCDLFNGSCKCKENVVGRQCDKCEAGYSQFPHCERCDCDTRGTTSEICDQYTAECFCKANVQGSACDVCKEGTFNIQESNEEGCTKCFCFGKTTRCVSANLYRTHVSDMTGWELVVSSEKGGNLTYLMTIPQEYNETSIVVGLTTNDTFGQIIYFSASDTYLGKKLTSYGGSLRYTVFYSTGPFGNAVSAADVILQGANTTLFYYADEQPPSFLNFETSVELIEVNFLTQNRLSATREQLMMVLEDLRGIYIRATYWNPSISATLSHASLEVTTEYYSSQYNVPASSVEQCQCPPNYQGLSCEECAPGYYRVQSGSHGGYCVRCECNGHADTCDVETGICLECKDGTTGDHCEFCEEGYYGNATGGTPTDCLICACPLPIPSNNFATGCEVNEEGSKISCDCVTGYYGARCQVCASGYYGNPEVSGDYCKPCQCSGNIDTNQVGSCDSITGQCLQCLNNSYGEACSLCKPGYFGDAIERKDCRSCACERCGMKECDSHSGQCFCHENVVGETCDRCADDHYGYDTCEGCKACECGTASERSQCDEVTGQCKCKPGVTGRRCDQCIPGYWNYGPEGCASCGCNTGYSVGVSCNTTTGQCSCLPGVIGEKCDHCPYRNVLIPGQGCFACDSCTGDLLDVTDELSELLDPVFREYSTVAESYFTNQRLKFINDTVNELYPEVKLLDPSRVNFLPLQQEVKRLELEVSNQKRGIDYTAEDSEKWKEAAENTLKDMNFLEDDVIGEIDFVKSTVAEVESLALNIELGTGAKLESSLKEATDILRKIQEVSFVGFRDRATDQADQANILVSEMLDYNVPVSNLSALADNLSNKIKNVTGKMDDLLEITWKAQELASKVDRLNKENRIAAETGNFDIVKNATSEANDDLIAGEGLNRNASRYLEEANRNVEILKTNAIDDSTEILKRTIMENDQQLVDLIVPVQNAHDHAERLYNRSLDLDSSLTDTRNTDAVKAVSAYKNIETAIQAAREAADDAMDAAENATSLSDGIGQRVLNSQNGSFYLLESARNMLGKTQGTPENQLSDAQADASYITIQNRRNRELLDNIDKALSNIPSPSSTVAQDAMNQVVDVEQKIKQSVNNMYGIVDQIPEDLKNAKQLSKNISESSRDISQAKKQLDMIDKYFPNMTELLNSLNTNQKSIDTTGNDLQGKIEALKNKIANARELADRFKVGLTFYRNTTLELKNPENLPLLATSTKVSLYFRTNKTNGFLLYLGNEENGKLPRSKTRDFMALLIESGYPVLIIDLGSGPEKIINNKLVSDNVWRQIIVDRTGKNVKLIVREDIGEGKDRLYEKAHVLPGSYYIFNVDPEHSKLFVGGYPSSFNMQDAVTASSFEGEMEDLVIGEDTPVSFWNFIDGENNQKAAIERDKLINFQPSTGYRFDKHGFAILSKRSFQISPDSKKFSIKLNFKTFAPDGLIYLMGKGRQFLSLEMRDGHVLYQYDLGDGEISLRSTNVYNDGSWHNLEALRFEKKGVLKVDGVHVVNDRATGNSKTLVSSDTIYFGGYPPNAKHPYQPVTHEGFEGCIDDVVIMDTIVDLTRNIQAFGVAPGCPVRFASMVFFEENTPGYVRWHNISVPNALQVNLKFKTLANDGLIFYVTDHEKGVVSYLSLIDGVLAFNSQGLELKTGINGMKFNDNEWHVITATHSGDSLKLDIDDTKNYTTIEAPPTLLIPSGSLYIGGLPAAFGIPPTGAMTPFVGCIGDATLNGVIINFANTTERPHAFLGKCKGGDPSSLPPVVEPEPDGVPPPLPTESPDDNVEVSTQINIIDIDLSKEPDEDEPILEGRGNHDELTTTMKPTTPAPIHVDQCRLPYYPAIDPDLENTWRFGIARNSLLEYRSLNGRYRNDYDFQIDVKTMAEEGIIFYTSDHANENLIALYISDGRLHYTFDCGSGPALLISDKKINDNEWHIVIFKRQGNYGELIVDENNAVTGYSQGTTNIMNVNPPFYVGGVIPDISSKVQSMIGLDKSFNGCLGNFMVNGQPVGEPINEVGVIPCSKRVEPGLFFYPGNGTNLFKAVDRFTVGRTVDIQMDIKPRSASGHLLSVHGKRDYVVLEMINGTVKFLVKTAKGSIETSFEPTNPNSLCDGNWHNIRAVKQKNAVLLSVDHKAAPAGIGGKNYAGVMSKHPIYIGGHPMLGRKLRGSTSQAQYVGCITNVHINMRPVTLGPERAYGQVIAGVCPTI; this comes from the exons atgtttttgaaaaattggaaC ATATCTCCAGGAGGCTGTGGAAAAGAAACCCTTAACC ATCGGTGGTCGAGGTGGACGCGTTCGAGGATC AGACTCGCCACCCCCACTGCCCCTCTACCACAGTCGCTGCCGGTCCTCGGTGACCTCCGGCCTGTCAGTCTACACCGAGAAGCCGTTCAGGCACCATCACAGCATCTTCGCGTCTCTCTCTTGCCGCATTCTCCCGCGGAGAGAAAGACTGCGAGAGAGGGACAGAAAAAGGGAATATCCCAGCCGCGCGTACTTTATTTTGTGAGGACACGCTGCCATAAAGGAAAGCAAGAAGAAGAGCAAGGAGGTGCCGACAGTGGCAGACAGGATCTGTCCACTGTCAGGATGGCGAGGTGGTTGCTGATCGTCTCGTTGGCCAGCGTGCTGGTCCATCAGACGAGAAACGAGATCCTGACGCCACCGTACTTCAATCTGGCCGAGGGCAAGGAAATCATCGCGTCGGCCACGTGTGGCGTCGACACCCCCGGTCCAGAACTCTACTGCAAGCTCGTCGGCGCGAGTGCCGACCAACATGAGGATATTAATCTGATACAGGGTCAG GTATGCGATTACTGCGACTCGGATAACCCGGAAAAGAGGCATCCACCGGAGTATGCGGTCGATGGAATGGAAACCTGGTGGCAATCGCCACCGCTCTCCAGAGGAATGAAGTATAACGAAGTGAATTTGACGATTAATCTTGGacaa GAATTTCACGTGGCGTACGTGTACGTAAAGATGGCAAATTCCCCGAGACCTGGACTCTGGGTGCTCGAGAAATCCAAGGATTATGGGAAGACCTGGTCACCCTGGCAATATTTCTCCGATACTGCCAACGATTGTTTAACTTACTTCGGTGTAGATAGTTATAAACCGATCACCAGAGACGACAGCGTGATCTGTACTACAGAGTACTCTCAAATAGTGCCGTTGGAAGGTGGCGAAATACCGATCTCAATCTTGAATAATCGTCCCTCAGCCAAACACTATTTCAATTCAACGCTATTGCAAGAATGGACCAGAGCTACGAACGTTCGTTTCCGTTTCCTGAGGACGAAAAACTTGCTTGGACATCTGATGTCCTTGGTGCGAGAGGATCCCACCGTGACTAGAAGA TATTTCTATTCTATCAAAGACATCAGTATTGGTGGAAGGTGCATGTGCAACGGCCATGCGGATACCTGCGACATATTGGACCCAAAGATGCCGAAAAAACTCGTTTGCAGATGCCAGCACAACACCTGTGGCCCTCAGTGTGCTACCTGCTGCAAAGGGTTCGAACAGAAGAAGTGGCGGCAATCCACAGCGTTCAAAAAGTTCACGTGTGAAC CTTGCAACTGTTTTGGTCACTCGGACGAGTGCGAGTACGATACGGAAGTGGACGAGAAACATTTGTCTCTGGATATTCATGGGAACTACGAGGGTGGTGGTGTATGTCAGAATTGCCGGGACAACACGGAAGGAATTAACTGCAATCGATGCAAACCCAAGTTCTACAGACCTCAAGACAAATCACTTAACGCGACTGATGTTTGTCAAC CATGTCAGTGCGATGTATTCTACTCGACCGGAAACTGCGCGGATGCTACCGGTAAATGCGAGTGTCGTAAGGAGTACACTGCGCCGGATTGCGACAGTTGCAGCTTTGGATATTACGGTTATCCAAACTGTGTACCTTGTCAGTGTCACTTGAACGGAACCGATGGAAATTATTGCGAGGCAATCGATGGTTCTTGCCCTTGCAAACCGAATTACGCCGGTCATTATTGTAATCTCTGCGCGGAAGGCTACTATAACTTCCCCGAGTGTTTAC CTTGCGAATGTAATCTGCCGAGTTCTCTGGACGAGGTCTGTGACGTGGTTTCCGGCAACTGTACGTGCAAGAACAACTTTGGCGGACGAACTTGTGATATTTGCGAGCATGGTTACTACAATTATCCTTTTTGTACAT ATTGCAACTGCGATACACGCGGAACAGTGCCTGGCATTTGCAACAAATCGAATGGTGCCTGTCTCTGTAAAGAAGGATATGGTGGTGCCAGATGCGACCAGTGCATCAGTGGATATTACGGGTATCCAAATTGCAGACCATGTAATTGCAGCACGATTGGATCATCCTCTATTAGCTGCGATGCCACAGGAAAATGTACTTGTCTCACCAACTTTGCTGGAAGGACTTGTAATCAATGTAGTCCTGGCTATTACATGTATCCAGAGTGTATAG CCTGTAATTGCGACAGCCATGGCTCTATCGGCGCCTCCTGTGACGCAGAGGGTAAGTGCCAGTGCCGGGAAAATTTCGATGGAGCCAGGTGTAACCAGTGTAAAGAGGGTTTCTACAACTTTCCAACTTGCGAGGGATGCAACTGTGACCCAGCTGGAGTCCTTGAAACCTTCCAAGGGTGTGGTTCTTTGCCTGCTGGCGAGCTCTGTCAGTGCAAGGACCGCGTGGAAGGAAGGATATGCAACCAGTGTAAGCCATTGTTCTGGAATTTGCAGCCTTATAATCCTCAAGGTTGCGAAG ACTGTCAGTGTAACATCCCTGGCGTTATTGGAAATATCGGAGAGTGTGACACGAAAAACGGTCAGTGCATCTGTAAACCAGGAGTGATGGGCAGAAGTTGCGACCAGTGTATAGATGGAACGTACAATCtagaagaaagaaatttcttcGGCTGTACAG ATTGCGCTTGTGACATTGGTGGCGCAGTAAACTCGGTGTGCGACAAGCAAACAGGCCAATGTCAGTGTCAACCACGTGTCACGGGTCTCACCTGTAAGGAACCCTTGAAGGCACACTATTTCCCTACCCTCCATCAATTTCAGTACGAGGCAGAAGACGGCAGAACACCCAGCAACAGTCCAGTTCGTTATGGTTTCACCGAGGAACACTTCCCTGGATACAGTTGGAAGGGATACGCGGTGTTTTCTGCTCTTCAGGACGAGATTATTCTTGACGTTTACATCCAGAAGTCATCCTTGTACCGAATGGTCTTGAAGTACGTGAACCCTAACAATGAACCAATTCTTGGTACGATTACCATTACTCCTGAAAATCCATCGGAAGTGGAGCAACAATTCAAAGTGAATTTCAAGCCAACCGTTAAACCATCGTTCGTAACCGTGGCGGGACCACAAGGTAATCTTCCTTCCCCCATGGTGATGAACCCCGGTCACTGGTCTATCAGCATCGCTACCAAAAAGAGCCTTTTCCTCGACTACTTCGTGCTACTTCCATCTGAGTATTACGAGGCGACTATTTTAACTCAGGATGTAAATATTCCATGCGAGGTCGGTTCGAAGGGGCTCTGTCGTCATTACGGATATCCTAATTTGACGATGTTCGACTCTGTTCACGGAGCCGGTGGATTCTTGAATGAAAACAACGTCAGGATCCCTCTGACCGAATATTTCACTGAGAGAGATATCCTGCGCGAGGTTAACAGAGACGAGCTTCCCTTGATCAACGATAGACAAGAAGAAATACACTTTGACCTAAGAATCTCAAAGCCAGTTCCACACGTGTTGCTGGTGCTCTACGTCACGCCGAAAGATGAGAACTCCACGTCCACGTTACTTATAGAAGCCAACACCGTTGGAAAAGGAAAGGCCACCCTCTATCCTTGCAAGTACACCAGTATTTGCCGACAGGTTGTGACCGATAATTATGGTAGAGTGGCCGCGATGAACTTCCCCTCGAACTACATCAGCTTGATTCTAACAGGAGAGCCTAGTTCGAACGTCGCCATCGATTCCGTCGTTGCCATTCCTTATAACGAATGGTCCCTGGATTACGTGAAACCAAAATCCATATGCGTTCGTAAGGATGGCAAGTGCGTGAAAGGTCAGTTCCCCGGTGCTGCGGAAGCCAAGAAGATCGAATTCGAAAGCAGCAGCACGATTCCAGAGTCTGAAAACAGACCCTACGGTATTTACGACAACGCCAGTAAGCTCATCTACTTGGACGACAAGAACACCACGGTCGATATCCACGCAAAAGTTGTGCAACCTGGTGACTACACCTTTATCGTGCAGTACTATCAACCAGATTACCCGGAATACGAACTCGACGTCTTGTTGCAGAACGGCAAGTTTTACGAGGCTAAGATGTCCGTTCCTCATTGTCCCAGTAATAGTGGCTGTCGAAGCGTCGTGAAACAGGTGGATGGTAACATCAGGTTCCAGCTGATCGAGAACTTTATGATCACCTTCAAGGAAAGCACCGGTAAAGGTATCTGGCTGGACTATATTCTGGTCGTTCCAACCGAGCAGTACAACGAGAAGATTCTCAAGAAGATCCAGTTCGATCAGACGAAAGAGTTTATCAAGAAGTGTGGCTACAATCACTTCCACATCAACATTACCGAGGAAGGTTTCTGTCGCGACTCGATTTTCTCTATCACTGCCAGCTACAACAATCGCGCTTTGCCTTGTAACTGCGACATCGACGGTACGATAAGCTTCGAGTGTGAGAAGTTTGGTGGACAGTGTCCCTGCAAGCCCAACATCATCGGAAGGCGATGCGGAATCTGCAAAACAGGATTCTACGGTTTCCCGAATTGCAAACCATGCAACTGTCCAAGTATAGCTCTCTGCGAACCAGAGACTGGCGCTTGTATTTGTCCCTCCAGGGTCACAGGTGAACGGTGCAATCAATGCGAAGCTGGGACCTACGGGTTCCATCCGATCATTGGTTGCGAGGAGTGCAACTGCTCTCCTTTAGGTGTGATCGGCGGTGATCTACAATGCGATCTTTTCAATGGTAGCTGCAAATGCAAAGAGAACGTAGTTGGAAGGCAGTGCGACAAGTGCGAGGCTGGCTACTCGCAGTTCCCTCACTGTGAGAGGTGCGACTGCGACACCAGGGGAACCACCAGTGAGATATGCGACCAGTACACAGCCGAGTGCTTCTGTAAGGCGAACGTTCAGGGCTCAGCCTGCGACGTGTGCAAGGAAGGTACGTTCAACATCCAAGAGAGCAACGAAGAAGGTTGCACCAAGTGTTTCTGTTTCGGGAAGACCACCAGATGCGTGTCAGCGAATCTCTACAGGACCCACGTTTCCGATATGACTGGATGGGAATTGGTCGTGTCGAGCGAAAAGGGTGGAAATCTGACGTACTTAATGACGATACCTCAAGAGTATAACGAGACCAGCATCGTCGTTGGACTCACTACCAACGATACTTTCGGGCAGATCATCTACTTCTCAGCTTCGGATACGTACCTGGGAAAGAAATTGACCTCCTACGGTGGATCCTTGAGGTATACAGTCTTTTACAGTACTGGACCGTTTGGTAACGCGGTCAGCGCAGCCGACGTGATCCTCCAGGGTGCCAACACGACTCTGTTTTATTACGCCGATGAACAGCCACCGTCGTTCCTCAACTTTGAGACGTCCGTGGAATTGATCGAGGTAAACTTTCTCACCCAAAATCGCCTCAGCGCTACCAGAGAACAACTGATGATGGTTCTTGAAGATCTTCGTGGAATATACATTCGAGCGACGTACTGGAACCCCAGCATCTCCGCGACCTTGTCACATGCGAGTCTGGAGGTAACCACGGAATACTATTCGTCCCAGTATAACGTTCCAGCCAGCAGCGTGGAACAGTGCCAGTGTCCACCGAATTATCAGGGACTTTCCTGCGAGGAATGCGCGCCAGGATATTACAGGGTACAGTCTGGATCTCACGGAGGGTACTGTGTTCGTTGCGAGTGCAACGGGCACGCGGACACTTGCGACGTCGAGACTGGCATATGCTTGGAATGCAAAGATGGTACCACCGGGGACCATTGCGAATTCTGCGAAGAAGGCTACTACGGAAACGCAACTGGAGGAACGCCGACCGACTGTCTGATCTGCGCTTGTCCCTTACCAATACCCAGCAACAACTTTGCGACCGGATGCGAGGTGAACGAAGAAGGCAGTAAGATTAGTTGCGACTGTGTCACTGGCTATTACGGTGCCCGTTGTCAGGTCTGCGCTTCTGGTTACTACGGGAATCCTGAGGTCTCCGGGGACTACTGCAAACCTTGCCAGTGTTCCGGTAACATCGACACCAATCAAGTTGGTTCTTGCGACTCTATAACCGGACAGTGCCTGCAGTGTTTGAACAACTCTTACGGGGAGGCATGCAGCCTCTGTAAACCGGGCTACTTTGGCGACGCGATCGAGAGGAAAGATTGCCGTAGCTGTGCCTGTGAAAGATGCGGAATGAAGGAATGCGACAGTCACTCGGGCCAGTGCTTCTGTCACGAGAACGTAGTCGGAGAAACGTGCGACCGCTGCGCGGACGATCACTATGGTTACGACACCTGCGAGGGGTGCAAAGCTTGCGAATGCGGTACAGCTTCGGAGAGAAGTCAGTGCGACGAGGTGACGGGTCAATGTAAATGCAAGCCCGGGGTCACGGGACGCAGATGCGACCAGTGTATCCCAGGATATTGGAACTACGGTCCCGAAGGATGCGCCTCTTGCGGCTGTAACACAGGATACTCTGTCGGAGTGTCCTGCAACACTACCACCGGTCAGTGCAGCTGTTTACCAGGTGTTATCGGAGAGAAATGCGACCACTGTCCGTACAGGAACGTTCTGATCCCGGGACAGGGTTGTTTCGCTTGTGATTCTTGCACCGGCGACTTGTTGGACGTCACTGACGAACTATCCGAGTTGTTGGACCCCGTCTTCAGGGAGTACAGCACGGTCGCCGAAAGCTACTTCACTAATCAACGCTTGAAATTCATCAACGACACGGTGAACGAGTTGTATCCCGAGGTGAAGCTCCTCGACCCTAGCAGAGTGAACTTCCTCCCTCTCCAACAGGAGGTGAAGAGATTGGAGCTAGAGGTGTCGAACCAGAAACGAGGGATCGATTATACAGCCGAGgacagcgagaaatggaaaGAGGCTGCAGAGAATACTTTGAAAGATATGAATTTCCTTGAGGACGATGTGATCGGAGAAATAGACTTTGTTAAATCCACCGTCGCCGAGGTTGAATCGTTAGCCCTGAACATCGAGCTGGGAACAGGCGCAAAGTTGGAGAGCTCGTTGAAAGAAGCCACGGATATTCTGAGGAAGATCCAAGAAGTATCCTTCGTCGGTTTTCGGGATCGGGCTACGGATCAGGCGGACCAAGCAAACATCCTTGTTTCAGAGATGCTCGACTACAACGTACCAGTCAGCAATCTGTCTGCTTTGGCGGACAATTTGAGTAACAAGATCAAAAACGTGACTGGCAAGATGGACGATCTTCTCGAGATCACTTGGAAGGCACAAGAGCTAGCTAGCAAGGTGGACAGGTTGAATAAGGAGAACAGAATCGCAGCCGAGACGGGCAACTTCGACATCGTTAAGAACGCAACGTCAGAGGCGAATGATGACCTGATAGCTGGGGAAGGGCTGAACAGGAACGCCAGTCGGTATCTCGAAGAAGCGAACCGCAACGTAGAGATATTAAAAACAAACGCCATAGACGATTCcactgaaatattaaaaagaaccATCATGGAAAACGATCAGCAGTTGGTCGATCTAATTGTTCCAGTTCAGAATGCTCACGATCACGCCGAACGATTGTACAATCGTTCCTTGGACCTGGACAGCTCGTTGACGGACACCAGGAACACCGACGCCGTGAAAGCGGTTTCCGCTTACAAAAACATCGAGACTGCGATCCAGGCTGCTCGCGAAGCAGCAGATGATGCCATGGACGCGGCTGAAAATGCTACCTCTTTGTCGGATGGTATCGGGCAAAGAGTGTTGAACTCGCAAAACGGATCCTTCTATCTATTGGAATCGGCTAGGAACATGTTGGGTAAAACGCAAGGTACGCCTGAGAATCAGTTGAGCGATGCTCAAGCGGATGCTTCTTATATTACTATCCAGAACAGGCGCAACAGGGAACTGTTGGACAACATCGACAAAGCTCTTTCTAATATTCCCTCACCTTCGTCGACGGTGGCCCAGGATGCTATGAATCAGGTGGTAGACGTCGAGCAGAAGATCAAACAGTCGGTGAACAACATGTACGGTATCGTGGATCAGATACCAGAAGATCTGAAGAACGCTAAACAACTGTCGAAGAACATATCCGAGTCGTCCCGTGATATATCTCAGGCGAAGAAACAGCTCGACATGATCGACAAATACTTCCCAAACATGACAGAACTATTGAACAGTTTAAACACCAATCAGAAGTCCATAGACACGACTGGGAACGATCTGCAGGGCAAGATCGAGGCGTTGAAGAATAAGATCGCTAACGCCAGGGAATTGGCTGATCGTTTCAAGGTTGGTCTGACTTTCTACAGAAACACTACTCTCGAACTGAAGAATCCTGAGAATCTACCTCTGCTGGCTACGTCTACGAAAGTATCCCTCTACTTTAGAACGAACAAGACGAATGGTTTCTTGCTGTACCTTGGTAACGAGGAGAACGGTAAGTTACCTCGATCAAAGACACGCGATTTCATGGCTCTTCTGATCGAAAGTGGGTATCCAGTGCTGATAATCGACCTCGGATCCGGACCTGAAAAGATAATCAATAATAAACTCGTGTCCGACAATGTTTGGCGACAGATAATCGTCGATCGTACGGGTAAAAATGTTAAGCTGATCGTTCGCGAGGACATCGGCGAGGGCAAGGATCGGTTGTACGAGAAGGCACACGTGTTACCTGGCTCGTATTACATATTCAACGTCGATCCAGAACACTCGAAGCTGTTCGTTGGTGGATATCCTTCGTCCTTCAACATGCAGGACGCTGTCACAGCATCTTCGTTCGAGGGTGAAATGGAGGATCTGGTGATAGGAGAGGATACACCTGTCTCCTTCTGGAACTTTATAGACGGAGAGAATAATCAGAAGGCAGCCATCGAGAGAGACAAGCTGATCAACTTCCAGCCAAGCACTGGCTATAGATTCGACAAGCATGGATTCGCCATTCTAAGCAAGAGGAGCTTCCAGATATCACCGGACAGCAAAAAGTTCAGCATCAAATTGAACTTTAAGACGTTTGCACCAGATGGGTTGATCTACTTGATGGGCAAAGGCAGGCAGTTCCTTTCCTTAGAGATGAGGGACGGCCACGTGCTCTATCAGTATGACCTCGGGGATGGAGAGATCAGTCTGAGATCCACAAACGTGTACAACGATGGAAGCTGGCACAACTTGGAGGCTCTCAGATTTGAAAAGAAGGGAGTGCTCAAGGTAGACGGTGTACACGTGGTAAATGACAGAGCCACAGGAAACAGTAAGACTCTGGTGTCCTCTGATACCATCTACTTCGGTGGATACCCACCGAATGCTAAACATCCATATCAGCCTGTGACCCACGAAGGATTCGAAGGTTGCATCGACGACGTGGTCATCATGGACACTATAGTTGATCTGACCCGCAACATTCAAGCGTTTGGAGTCGCTCCCGGCTGTCCAGTCAGG TTTGCCAGTATGGTGTTCTTCGAGGAGAATACACCTGGTTACGTAAGGTGGCACAACATCTCTGTACCAAACGCTCTTCAGGTGAACTTGAAGTTTAAGACCTTGGCAAATGATGGTTTAATCTTCTACGTAACTGACCACGAGAAAGGTGTGGTTAGCTATCTGTCGCTAATAGACGGTGTCCTAGCGTTCAACAGCCAGGGATTAGAGTTGAAAACAGGTATCAACGGTATGAAGTTCAACGATAACGAGTGGCACGTGATTACGGCCACGCATTCGGGAGATTCGTTGAAACTGGACATTGATGACACGAAGAATTACACCACCATCGAGGCACCGCCCACCTTACTGATACCCTCTGGCAGCTTGTACATCGGTGGCTTACCTGCTGCTTTTGGCATTCCTCCAACAGGAGCGATGACACCCTTCGTTGGGTGCATCGGTGATGCGACGCTCAATGGTGTGATTATCAATTTCGCAAACACAACAGAGAGACCCCATGCCTTCTTAGGAAAGTGCAAGGGTGGTGATCCATCCT CTTTGCCACCTGTAGTTGAACCAGAACCTGATGGCGTACCTCCTCCGCTCCCCACGGAAAGTCCAGACGATAATGTTGAAGTGTCCACCCAGATTA ATATTATCGATATTGATTTGAGCAAAGAGCCAGACGAAGATGAACCTATTTTAGAGGGACGCGGTAATCATGATGAATTAACAACGACCATGAAACCTACCACCCCGGCACCGATACACGTTGATCAGTGTCGTCTTCCTTATTACCCAGCTATAGATCCTGACTTGGAAAATACTTGGCGATTCG GAATTGCGAGGAACAGCTTGTTGGAATATAGATCTCTAAATGGAAGGTACAGGAATGACTATGACTTCCAAATTGACGTGAAAACCATGGCCGAAGAGGGAATAATATTCTATACTTCAGATCATGCTAACGAGAATTTGATCGCTTTGTACATTAGCGACGGAAGg CTTCACTATACATTTGACTGTGGAAGTGGACCAGCTTTGCTGATCAGTGACAAGAAGATAAACGACAACGAATGGCACATTGTAATATTCAAAAGACAAGGTAACTACGGAGAGCTTATAGTTGATGAGAACAACGCTGTCACTGGATATTCTCAAGGAACAACGAACATTATGAATGTTAACCCACCGTTCTATGTGGGAGGAGTAATCCCGGATATATCCAGCAAAGTGCAAAGCATGATT GGTTTGGACAAATCTTTCAATGGATGTCTTGGAAACTTTATGGTGAATGGACAACCAGTTGGTGAACCCATTAACGAAGTGGGTGTAATTCCATGTTCGAAACGAGTTGAGCCAGGATTGTTCTTCTACCCTGGCAATGGTACCAATCTGTTCAAAGCAG TGGACAGATTCACAGTTGGTAGAACAGTGGACATCCAAATGGATATTAAGCCACGTTCGGCTTCTGGTCATTTGTTATCTGTCCATGGAAAACGGGATTATGTGGTTTTAGAAATGATAAATGGGACGGTTAAATTTCTTGTAAAAACAGCTAAAGGTTCGATAGAAACTTCCTTCGAACCAACAAACCCGAATTCTTTGTGCGATGGCAACTGGCATAATATTCGAG CTGTGAAACAGAAGAATGCCGTGCTATTATCGGTGGACCATAAAGCAGCTCCAGCAGGAATCGGTGGTAAAAATTATGCAGGAGTTATGTCCAAACATCCGATTTACATCGGTGGTCATCCGATGCTTGGAAGAAAATTACGAGGAAGTACCTCGCAGGCACAATATGTTGGATGTATCACCAATGTTCATATCAACATGAGACCTGTCACTTTGGGTCCTGAACGTGCTTATGGACAAGTTATCGCTGGTGTATGCCCAACGATATAA